A genome region from Bradyrhizobium commune includes the following:
- a CDS encoding glycoside hydrolase family 15 protein has product MSEKIEDYALIGDCETAALVGRNGSIDWLCWPAFDSDACFAAILGTPSNGRWLIAPSEEATSISRRYLGNTLVLETRFETKDGTVTLIDFMPPRGKASDIVRLVRGVDGTVKMRMELVIRFGFGVDVPWVRRCEDGSLLAISGQDMTVLRTPVETRGEDLTTVAEFEVAARETVPFVLTYGPSHLDPPEPIDPEIALKETEEFWQEWSSRCTQDGDYHDLILRSLITLKALTFAPTGGIVAAPTTSLPEKLGGMRNWDYRFCWLRDATFTLLALMNSGYTEEASAWHNWLLRAAAGSPSNMQIMYGIWGQRRLLEWEAGWLAGYEGAQPVRVGNAAHAQLQLDVYGELIDAFHQSRMAKLKLDEETWAVECNVLNHLAEVWDQPDHGIWERRGQPRHYVFSKVMTWVAFDRGIKSAETFGFKAPLLHWRALREAIHRDVCHRGFDADEGAFVESYGSKLLDASVLLLPAVGFLPVEDPRIRGTIAAIEQHMMRDGFVLRHDPREVSEETQPIEGAFLACTLWLADAYVLSGNLDKAQELFDRVARLANDVGLLAEEYDPIALRQTGNFPQALTHIALINTAHNLSAARHASDKPAMQRSKQ; this is encoded by the coding sequence TTGTCAGAGAAGATCGAGGACTATGCGTTGATCGGCGACTGCGAGACCGCAGCGCTGGTCGGGCGCAACGGCTCGATCGACTGGCTATGCTGGCCGGCCTTCGATTCCGACGCCTGCTTTGCCGCAATCCTTGGTACGCCCAGCAACGGCCGCTGGCTGATCGCGCCGAGCGAGGAGGCGACCAGTATCTCGCGCCGCTATCTCGGCAACACCCTCGTCCTGGAAACGCGCTTCGAGACGAAAGACGGCACCGTCACGCTGATCGATTTCATGCCGCCGCGCGGCAAGGCGTCAGATATCGTGCGACTGGTGCGCGGCGTCGACGGCACAGTGAAGATGCGAATGGAGCTCGTCATCCGCTTCGGCTTCGGTGTTGACGTTCCCTGGGTGCGCCGCTGCGAGGATGGATCGCTGCTCGCGATCTCCGGGCAGGACATGACGGTGCTGCGCACGCCGGTCGAGACCCGCGGCGAGGATCTGACGACGGTTGCGGAATTCGAGGTGGCGGCCCGTGAGACCGTGCCGTTCGTGCTGACCTACGGCCCCTCGCATCTCGATCCTCCCGAGCCGATCGATCCCGAGATCGCGCTCAAGGAAACCGAGGAATTCTGGCAGGAATGGTCGAGCCGCTGCACCCAGGACGGCGACTACCACGATCTCATCCTGCGCTCGCTGATCACGCTGAAGGCGCTGACATTCGCGCCGACCGGCGGCATTGTCGCCGCCCCAACCACGTCATTGCCGGAGAAGCTCGGCGGGATGCGGAATTGGGACTACCGCTTCTGCTGGCTGCGCGATGCGACGTTTACCCTGCTGGCGCTGATGAACTCCGGCTATACCGAGGAAGCCTCCGCCTGGCACAATTGGTTGCTGCGCGCGGCGGCCGGTTCACCGTCGAACATGCAGATCATGTACGGCATCTGGGGCCAGCGGCGGCTCCTGGAATGGGAGGCGGGCTGGCTCGCTGGCTATGAGGGGGCCCAGCCGGTGCGCGTCGGCAATGCGGCGCACGCGCAGCTCCAGCTCGACGTCTATGGCGAGCTGATCGACGCCTTCCACCAGTCGCGGATGGCCAAGCTGAAGCTCGACGAGGAGACTTGGGCCGTCGAGTGCAACGTGCTCAACCATCTTGCCGAGGTCTGGGACCAGCCCGATCACGGCATCTGGGAGCGCCGCGGGCAGCCCAGGCACTACGTCTTCTCCAAGGTGATGACCTGGGTCGCCTTCGACCGCGGCATCAAGAGCGCCGAGACCTTCGGCTTCAAGGCGCCGCTGTTGCACTGGCGCGCCTTGCGCGAGGCCATCCACCGCGACGTCTGCCACAGGGGCTTCGACGCGGACGAGGGCGCCTTCGTCGAGTCCTATGGTTCAAAGTTGCTCGATGCCAGCGTGCTGCTGTTGCCGGCGGTCGGATTCCTGCCGGTGGAGGACCCGCGCATCCGTGGCACCATCGCGGCCATCGAGCAGCACATGATGCGCGACGGCTTTGTGCTGCGGCACGATCCGCGCGAGGTCTCCGAGGAGACGCAGCCGATCGAAGGCGCGTTCCTGGCCTGCACGCTGTGGCTCGCCGATGCCTACGTGCTCTCGGGCAATCTCGACAAGGCGCAAGAGCTGTTCGACCGTGTCGCGCGCCTGGCCAACGACGTCGGGCTGCTGGCCGAGGAATACGACCCTATCGCGCTCCGCCAGACCGGCAATTTCCCGCAGGCGCTGACGCACATCGCGCTGATCAACACCGCGCATAACCTCTCGGCGGCACGGCACGCGAGCGACAAGCCGGCGATGCAGCGGTCGAAGCAGTGA
- a CDS encoding HAD family hydrolase — translation MTQISLVVSDVDGTLLTKDKTLTDRARGAVQRLHQAGIGFTITSSRPAIGMRFLIEPLALWLPVGPFNGSSIIDPDMRPVEQHLISASAAERCLQILREFGADIWLFTYDKWLIDNPNGKYVAHEEHTIRSTPTIVTDFSPYLASACKIVGASADAAGLERCEKAMQEALGSEATAVRSQTYYLDITPPGFNKGTFVQAMAKRLGISTDAVATIGDMQNDLAMFRVSGTSIAMGNATDSVKDQATHVTASNEQDGFAEAMEMILKRNGVG, via the coding sequence ATGACGCAAATCTCCCTCGTGGTCTCCGATGTCGACGGCACCTTGCTGACCAAGGACAAGACGCTGACCGACCGCGCCCGCGGCGCGGTGCAACGGCTGCACCAGGCCGGCATCGGCTTCACCATCACCTCCAGCCGCCCCGCCATCGGCATGCGCTTCCTGATCGAGCCGCTCGCGCTCTGGTTGCCGGTCGGCCCGTTCAACGGCTCCTCGATCATCGACCCCGACATGAGGCCGGTCGAGCAGCACCTGATCTCCGCAAGCGCGGCCGAACGTTGCCTACAGATCCTCCGCGAGTTCGGCGCCGACATCTGGCTGTTCACCTACGACAAATGGCTGATCGATAACCCGAACGGAAAATACGTCGCGCATGAAGAGCACACGATCCGCTCCACCCCGACCATCGTGACGGATTTTTCGCCGTATCTCGCCAGCGCCTGCAAGATCGTCGGCGCCAGCGCCGATGCGGCAGGGCTGGAGCGTTGCGAGAAGGCGATGCAGGAGGCGCTCGGCAGCGAGGCGACCGCGGTGCGCTCGCAGACCTACTACCTCGACATCACTCCGCCCGGCTTCAACAAGGGCACATTCGTGCAGGCGATGGCCAAGCGGCTCGGCATCTCGACCGACGCGGTCGCCACCATCGGCGACATGCAGAACGACCTCGCGATGTTCCGCGTCAGCGGCACCTCGATCGCGATGGGCAACGCCACCGACAGCGTCAAGGACCAGGCGACCCACGTCACCGCGAGCAACGAGCAGGATGGTTTTGCGGAGGCGATGGAGATGATCTTGAAGCGGAACGGGGTCGGTTAA
- a CDS encoding gluconokinase, which yields MAGVEAPCALIVMGVSGSGKSTIAELLGQRLGWRFEDGDSFHPARNVEKMRAGHPLTDEDRWPWLNAIADEIARVCDKGGHVIIACSALKHTYRDVLLRGRSDVRFVFLKGSQELIADRLSHRKGHFMPPGLLTSQFNTLEPPEASEHVITVSIDESVETIVDGIVRQLRFDGVKR from the coding sequence GTGGCGGGCGTTGAAGCACCTTGTGCGTTGATCGTGATGGGCGTGTCGGGCTCGGGCAAGAGCACGATTGCCGAGTTGCTTGGCCAGCGCCTCGGATGGCGTTTCGAAGACGGCGACAGCTTTCATCCCGCACGCAATGTCGAGAAGATGCGGGCCGGCCATCCGCTCACCGACGAGGACCGCTGGCCCTGGCTCAACGCCATCGCCGACGAGATCGCGCGGGTCTGCGACAAGGGCGGGCACGTCATCATTGCCTGCTCGGCGCTGAAGCACACCTATCGCGACGTGCTGCTGCGTGGACGCAGCGACGTCCGCTTCGTCTTCCTGAAGGGCAGCCAGGAGCTGATCGCCGACCGGCTCTCGCACCGCAAGGGCCATTTCATGCCGCCCGGACTCCTCACCAGCCAGTTCAACACGCTGGAGCCGCCCGAGGCGAGCGAGCATGTCATCACCGTCTCGATCGACGAATCCGTCGAGACGATCGTGGACGGCATCGTGCGGCAGTTAAGATTCGACGGTGTGAAACGCTGA
- the pgl gene encoding 6-phosphogluconolactonase, with protein sequence MAAADQPKLIVVADAEALAQAAAERVMARIAANPGRIAIGLTGGSGPKKLYQLLGSDAYRGKIPWDRVHWFIGDERFVPENDPLNNMAVARAAFLDRSAPSGHIHPIPTTAENPDASAAAYARELQAFYGAESLDPARPLFDLVLMGAGPDGHTASLFPGYPEIEETGRWVVGVPKANVAPFVPRVSLTLPALASCREMLFEIAGHDKQPILTRLLNGETLPAVRARSNGETVWLVDQAALPEGIRGGR encoded by the coding sequence ATGGCGGCGGCCGACCAGCCGAAGCTGATCGTCGTCGCCGACGCGGAAGCCCTTGCACAGGCTGCGGCCGAACGGGTGATGGCGCGCATTGCCGCCAATCCCGGGCGCATCGCGATTGGGCTGACCGGCGGCTCTGGTCCGAAGAAGCTCTATCAGTTGCTTGGCAGCGACGCGTATCGCGGCAAGATTCCGTGGGATCGCGTGCACTGGTTCATCGGCGACGAGCGCTTCGTGCCGGAAAACGATCCCCTCAACAACATGGCGGTCGCGCGCGCGGCCTTTCTCGATCGCAGCGCGCCGTCAGGGCATATCCACCCGATTCCGACAACGGCTGAAAATCCCGACGCCAGCGCCGCGGCCTATGCGCGCGAGCTGCAAGCCTTCTACGGAGCTGAAAGCCTCGATCCGGCCCGGCCGCTATTCGATCTCGTGCTGATGGGGGCGGGCCCGGACGGCCACACCGCATCGTTGTTTCCGGGCTATCCCGAGATCGAGGAGACCGGGCGCTGGGTCGTCGGCGTGCCCAAAGCCAATGTCGCGCCTTTCGTGCCGCGGGTCTCGCTCACTTTGCCGGCGCTGGCCTCGTGCCGCGAAATGCTGTTCGAGATTGCAGGGCACGACAAGCAGCCGATCTTGACGCGCCTCCTCAATGGCGAGACTCTGCCGGCCGTACGCGCGCGCTCGAATGGTGAGACCGTCTGGCTGGTCGACCAGGCCGCGCTTCCGGAGGGGATTCGTGGCGGGCGTTGA
- the zwf gene encoding glucose-6-phosphate dehydrogenase, protein MTKDLQAKRKPENCAFVIFGVTGDLTHRLVMPSLYNLAAEHLLPEKFCVVGVARKGQSDDELRDSLLKGLKQFATRPIDDDIARKLLECVTFVEADPKDPPSFDRLREHLDSLECAQDTGGNRLFYLATPPAAFAPTARELGRTGMMKENGAWRRLVIEKPFGTDLVTARALNAELLKIMEEHQIYRIDHYLGKETVQNILVLRFANGMFEPIWNRNHIDHVQITVEEKLGVGHRGGFYDATGALRDMVPNHLFQLMSLVAMEPPARFDAHSVRSEKAEVLTAIQRPSEEEALKSSVRAQYLAGRIGDDELPDYRKTEEVKPGSTTETFVALKLMIDNWRWAGVPFYLRTGKALGHKRTEVAIKFKQAPLSMFNGTTVDRLSQNFLTIGIAPTETIELQFNAKIPGPSITIDGVEMKFKYGDYFRADPSTGYETLIYDCMIGDNILFQRADGVEAGWEAVQPFLDAWQNAGTNGIETYEAGSDGPACADELLRRDGRSWRKYS, encoded by the coding sequence GTGACAAAAGACCTTCAAGCCAAGCGCAAGCCGGAAAATTGCGCCTTCGTCATTTTTGGCGTGACCGGAGACCTCACCCATCGGCTGGTGATGCCATCGCTCTACAATCTGGCGGCCGAGCACTTGTTGCCGGAAAAGTTCTGCGTCGTCGGCGTGGCCCGCAAGGGCCAGTCCGATGACGAGCTGCGCGACAGCCTGTTAAAGGGCCTGAAGCAATTCGCGACGCGGCCCATCGATGACGACATCGCCCGGAAGCTGCTGGAATGCGTGACCTTCGTCGAGGCCGATCCAAAAGACCCGCCGTCGTTCGACCGCCTGCGCGAGCATCTGGATTCGCTGGAATGTGCGCAGGACACCGGTGGCAACCGGCTGTTCTATCTGGCAACGCCGCCAGCCGCGTTCGCGCCGACCGCGCGCGAGCTCGGCCGCACCGGCATGATGAAAGAGAACGGCGCCTGGCGCCGGCTCGTGATCGAAAAGCCGTTCGGCACCGATCTCGTGACCGCGCGCGCGCTCAATGCCGAGCTATTGAAGATCATGGAGGAGCACCAGATCTACCGGATCGATCACTATCTCGGCAAGGAGACGGTGCAGAACATCCTGGTGCTGCGCTTCGCGAACGGCATGTTCGAGCCGATCTGGAATCGCAACCATATCGACCACGTCCAGATCACGGTGGAGGAGAAGCTCGGCGTCGGCCATCGCGGTGGGTTCTACGATGCCACGGGTGCGCTGCGCGACATGGTGCCGAACCATCTGTTCCAGCTGATGTCGCTGGTCGCGATGGAGCCGCCGGCGCGTTTCGACGCCCATTCCGTGCGCTCGGAGAAGGCCGAGGTTCTGACCGCGATCCAGCGGCCGAGCGAAGAAGAAGCGCTGAAGAGCTCGGTCCGCGCCCAATATCTCGCCGGCCGCATCGGCGATGATGAGCTGCCGGACTACCGCAAGACCGAGGAGGTCAAGCCCGGCAGCACCACCGAGACTTTCGTCGCGCTCAAATTGATGATCGACAATTGGCGCTGGGCCGGCGTTCCCTTTTATCTGCGCACCGGCAAAGCGCTGGGGCACAAGCGCACCGAAGTCGCGATCAAGTTCAAGCAGGCGCCGCTGTCGATGTTCAACGGCACCACCGTCGACCGCCTTTCGCAGAACTTCCTGACCATCGGCATTGCGCCGACCGAGACCATCGAGCTCCAGTTCAACGCCAAGATTCCGGGACCGAGCATCACCATCGACGGCGTCGAGATGAAATTCAAATACGGCGACTATTTCCGCGCCGATCCCTCGACCGGGTACGAGACGCTGATCTACGACTGCATGATCGGCGACAACATCCTGTTCCAGCGCGCCGACGGCGTCGAAGCCGGATGGGAAGCGGTACAGCCGTTCCTCGATGCCTGGCAGAACGCCGGCACCAATGGCATCGAAACCTATGAAGCCGGCAGCGACGGCCCGGCCTGCGCCGACGAGCTGCTCCGGCGCGACGGCCGCAGCTGGCGGAAATATTCGTGA
- the gnd gene encoding phosphogluconate dehydrogenase (NAD(+)-dependent, decarboxylating), with product MQLGMIGLGRMGGNIVRRLMRHGHSTVVYDKDAKAVAGLAADGAVGSATLEEFIARLERPRNAWVMLPAGRITEQTIDTIAGVMQDGDVIIDGGNTFWQDDVRRGKALKTRGIHYVDVGTSGGVWGLDRGYCMMIGGEKAVVDRLDPIFAALAPGAGDIPRTEGREGRDHRIEQGYIHAGPVGAGHFVKMIHNGIEYGLMQAYAEGFDILKNANLDALPADHRYDFDLADIAEVWRRGSVIPSWLLDLTSTALADSPQLAEYSGFVEDSGEGRWTVNAAIDEAVPAEVLTAALYTRFRSRKEHTFAEKILSAMRAGFGGHKEPKQPDASKPK from the coding sequence ATGCAACTCGGCATGATCGGCCTCGGCCGGATGGGCGGCAACATCGTTCGCCGGCTGATGCGCCACGGACATTCGACCGTGGTCTACGACAAGGACGCCAAGGCCGTCGCCGGCCTGGCCGCAGACGGCGCGGTGGGCTCGGCGACGCTGGAGGAGTTCATCGCGAGACTCGAGCGGCCGCGCAACGCCTGGGTGATGCTGCCTGCGGGGCGCATCACCGAGCAAACGATCGACACGATCGCGGGCGTGATGCAGGACGGCGACGTCATCATCGACGGCGGCAACACCTTCTGGCAGGACGACGTCCGCCGCGGCAAGGCGTTGAAGACGCGCGGCATCCATTATGTCGACGTCGGCACGTCAGGCGGCGTCTGGGGGCTCGACCGCGGCTATTGCATGATGATCGGCGGCGAGAAGGCCGTGGTCGACCGGCTCGATCCGATCTTCGCCGCACTCGCACCCGGCGCCGGCGACATTCCGCGCACCGAGGGACGTGAGGGGCGCGATCACCGCATCGAGCAGGGCTACATCCACGCCGGCCCGGTCGGTGCCGGCCATTTCGTCAAGATGATCCACAACGGCATCGAATACGGCCTCATGCAGGCCTATGCCGAAGGGTTCGACATCCTCAAGAACGCCAACCTCGATGCGCTGCCCGCCGATCATCGTTACGATTTCGATCTCGCCGACATCGCCGAAGTCTGGCGGCGCGGCAGCGTGATCCCGTCCTGGCTGCTCGATCTCACCTCGACCGCGCTCGCCGACAGCCCGCAGCTCGCGGAATATTCCGGCTTCGTCGAGGATTCCGGCGAGGGACGCTGGACCGTGAACGCAGCGATCGACGAGGCCGTGCCGGCGGAAGTCCTGACCGCGGCACTCTACACACGTTTCCGTTCCCGCAAGGAACACACCTTCGCCGAAAAAATTCTCTCGGCGATGCGCGCGGGTTTCGGCGGCCACAAGGAGCCGAAGCAGCCGGACGCTTCGAAGCCGAAGTAA